A window of Cydia fagiglandana chromosome Z, ilCydFagi1.1, whole genome shotgun sequence genomic DNA:
AGTACCTAAAGgttgtttttatttcagacaatgAGGTTGGTGTTTTTGGCAGTCGCCGTAGCTATCGTAAACGGCGTGCACGCGTCGAACTCGACTGCTCCCGACGACACGTGCGATGTCGCGGGCCCAGGCATGTGGAGCGCTCTGCTCGAGGAGTGGGCCACCTCCGCCGGAGAACGCCCAGGCAGGCAGGGTGCGTTCGACATGTTTCTGATGTGATATTTTGACGCTAGAACAGCACTGTCTTTCACCCCTCACCAATGGGTTATAACGgtgatacaaataaaaatttgtAACTATAACGGTATTAACCATTATGAATATCAAGCACGCTAAATTCACCTTTAGATACACTTCAAAACATCTCGTCTACAAAATGACCCATATGCACAATGCTGTTTAAATCCCTTTCAAAGAATGACTTAGCATTACGGAATGATTCTTACAGGTATACCTATACGTAGTATTACGAAAGGGACGTTTAGCAGATGGGAATGGGGCTAGATATTGCAAGGTTCATTGTACGCTTCAACCATCTTAACATTAACCACGGAGGTGCGAACTAAATCCAACAGGTAGAATAATGGCGCTTCCCCCATCGTCGGGCTACTACATAACGGACCGCATCGATATGCCGCTAGTGCCGCCGCCCGCGCCACGTCCTATGGGCTCACGGCCCTACGAGGAGTGGGCagccacgccgccgccgccgcccggtcCCGGGAAGATAGTCAATAGGCCCCCTAATCCGTATAAGGATAAGTTCAAGCCCAGCTACGAGTATGTACGTATCATATTAGTAAACTTAGTATATACTAGAGATGTAAACTTATACCTACGGCTTCcgtcattaattttttttctatccaACAGACACCTCCACAGCAAAACAAACCAATTCCAGCTTATCCACAACAACCACATCGACCAAATTCCATCGATAGGTTAGACGATCCTCCACGAAAGCAGGTCACAGAGACCGACTTGTACTTGCTCTCGGCCATAGAAAAGTTGGTGTACAGAGCCGATATAATGGAAAAGAGGTTGAGAAAATTAGAGGAGTCGATGCATGTACTGGTAGCCGGTTCTAATCATCACCCAGGTAAGTTTCGATAGTTTTATTTAGGTTCTGTAGAAGACTGATTTCACATTAACTTTATGCCGCTTTTGTAAAGAACTTGTCACGGGACACAGCCGGTATAGAGTGCCGCCTTGCCTTTATCacagtacctaggtacctatggTGGATGATAGCAGCCGTAGTGAATAACAACTAGATAAAAAATGTTGTGAAATGTTGCGAGTAGCaaaagacaggggaggcctttgcccagcagtgggacacaatataggccattaaaaaaatatgttgttaTTCTGCAGAGCCCTGTGTGGCAGATTTCACGCGAGTCGGTGAAACATGCTACCATTTGTCGGCGGGTGTGGCGGACTGGAAAACGGCCAACTTGGCTTGCCGCAAGCTGCGATCCAACCTGCTGGAGCTAGAGGCGGAGCCCGAGCGCCGGCAGCTCGTCGCGCACTTGCTCAGCGATAGCAAAATAAAAGGTATAATATGGTCGACAGCAGGATTAACAAAACATCTTAGCTAATTAAATAATGAGGCTGCAAACCTTGCCTGATATCAAATATTGAACGTCTTCCGAACATTTCTTGGTTACTAACATTAATtgggcatttctatttaaagttgatTGTACCCCCaaattatttctactcagaatcacagGCACTTTCCATCCTCACCAATAATTTTTATTCCTTTTAGTTAAACGgacaaataaaaaatgtataacattTTGGAACACTTTTCTCGATCGTAcgattctgagtggaaataacATAAACATTCAAAAATCACAGATGCAAATtggggtacaactttaaataaaaatgcccACTTAAGCTTTTAATGATGAAGTTGACGTCAATTAAACTAGCGGCACTGTATAAATTGGCAACGAATCTCACCCATAAGTATCTTGAGCGTCATCACTCTGTTTATTCGGAGGCGTAAGTAGGTatgataatattattaatatgtgACTTACTAACAACAACAGCCCTGGACTGGTGGACCGGCGGACTCAATCCCGGCCTGCTCTGGATCTGGTCCAACTCTGCGCGGCCCGtgtcgggcggcgcgggcggcaaCGTGACCGTCGTGGGCGACGGCCGCTGCCTCGCGCTCATCCACGACCCCGCGGCGCGCGCTTACGTCTACAGGGGCCAGGACTGCGGACTCAAACATAGATACGTCTGCGAGAAAGGAGAGGACAAGGCTAAACTCAGTAACGAGATAGAAGCTGTCTCCAAAAACAAACTTACCCAGGAAACCACGTTAACCACCACTGAAACCCTCAACAAGACTTCAACACAGTCCTAATTTATTTAATCAAAGCGTTCACCCGCGGAGGTTTATTTATGctaattttaaacataaaaaataagacTGAATTATCATAAAGAGGcctatttataatttgtaaataaaacaaattgtttatcataatgacttattattctataatatttacaaaGTTATAAGAAtcacaacaaaataacataataatatataaaataaattattagttaGTCCGGTTGCACCAAACAATCGACGAACTGGTAAGCGTTACTCAGAGCTATGAATAATGAATTTCCacaaaaaacgaagtatagcgaTCGATCGTAACTAACGTAACGTATAcgtggtgcaactggcactcaTTCGGTTACAGATTGTTAGGACCTTACTTAGCGTATGTTGAGATCGGTATCCTTTCCTACACTGCTAACTAAGTTATCTTCCCAACAAAATATTTCTAGTACGCGCGCCGATATAAGAACTTGAACAATCTCCGATAAACGACTTAATAAGCATATGTTCTAATTGAGCGACTAAAGCATGATATTACGAAGACATCACAAAAGCTACGTGTAACAGTCACAAGTTCTATGTGGTTGGCCGGGTAAGATCATTTAGTACAAACAAGGCGAACCGTCGCTTACGTCACTCAGTTAGAACGAACTCAAAATTGGTAGTACTCACGTAACCAAAATGTGAAATGATGTCCTGAAGGAACAGTGTACGAAATACGCAACTAATTTTTAATCGCCTGGGTATCTTacaattttattcataattcataatatacTTCAGAATCAGATGCTAGCCGACTATGACAGTACGGAGGCGTTGTAATTATATTCGTACTTAATATTTAGTTAGACACTTTATTATTGCTGTAGTCATCATATTTAGTTACCGTATATTTGTAAATAGCACGTGATTGGTAATGCTCCAAATGCGTTTTtgtactttaaaaataaaaaaataaataaaacaaatgattATGTTACAATTACATAGTTACAAAATCTTCGAACTTGTAACGATTTATGGTGTCCTTTAAAGTAGGATTTACCTACATTGAAGTAAAACCGcgctaataatatatttatagagaGAAGTACTAACTCCGATTCACAATcaacaaaattatataaataacaaaGATTTATTGATTGTAGAAGATGTGTCAAGTCTAATTCTTGTTTTGAATATGACTATATGACAAAAGTTGATTGTTGACAATCCTGTGACCACAAAAAATGACGCAGTACAACCCTATCTAAAACAGCTGTCGAACTATGGGCGTCGcaattttttcttagactttacttCTCTTCTACTATCAAAAACTCTTTGATAAAATAGCGAGCTCTTGACGATCAtacaaaaacattttcaaaGAAGTTTGTACATCCAAAGATTATTTCCCTATTTATGTATTGTTGTACAAAGGTAACGTAACGACAGGCAAAAAAAATGTCTACGATACTTCCATTAGGCTAAAAAGCTCGCGAGGTGATATTGAGAACTAACAATAATctggccgcctagccaaggttacaatcgctatcgcttcgacaacgaaaagcattatgtatctctatcactcttccatatgagtgtgacagtgacagttgcgtttcgatcgctacggagcgatagcgattagcatcttggctacgcggcctggacagaacatacgcaaataacgaatgtacaaacttttttttaatgctgACAAACATTTAGAACAAGTTTTGGCGAGCAATGAATCACCATAATGCTTATTCAAATGCAGAATGCAATCACGAGCAATCTCAGTGGCGAAACATTGTTCTCGTAATAACAAGTAATGTATgtacttgaaataaaatatacttaatgcTTTTTGATTTGTACATAATTCTAGAGAAATAAGACTAGTTTTGCCgataaataacatttatttacggCATGTAATCCAGCAAGCACCCCCGGAGCCAGTCTGTTACAATTATAGGAAGATTTTAAGGGAAATGTTTACCTACTGCATGTATGCTATTGACTCTGATGTCTCTGATTATAAATAACTACATAAGGCTAGGGTGCGACCGGGAGCCTCGGGGCCTAGTAATTCATCTAATCGCGTTAACCTAGCGTAAAACCAACTAAAGAaggttaaaaaatataaaattatttacattttagacttaaataaaaaaaatattattaatttaggtacGCCATTGTTAATAATGAGTGAAGCCGTGAAAGTCAGTCGTATTTGGCGCGTGTATAGTGTAAGTGGTGTCTTCTCTGTTTGGTCTCACGCGAGGGATATGTTTAGTTGAAGTGGAACTTGAACTGGAAGGGGGAGCCGCCCTGCTGGAAGTGGTGGAAGGGGTTGTTGAAggggccgccgccgccgccgccgcgctgcgACTCAGGGTCCAGCGGGTCCACGCCCGCGTCGAACTGCGCGCGCTTCTCGGGGTCCGTCAGCACCTGCCACGTTACGTGCAAACCGAATATAACTATTTCTACGTCTTGTTGAGTCATTACTTCTTATACCAACCTGGGTTTAGAGGCTTAAAAGATTATTATTTAGATAGACCGACGGTTTGAATTGCCTTTTCCTGATTAAAGTTAGCTTTATATGCCTGCATATTTCAGACGCCGCTTATCCCTGTCCACCCGGGCTGATCTAATTGTGCGGGATGGGTACAGTTAAATGTCAATTTTAACATGTCGCTGGAATTCATTATTAAATTAGCAAATCTCAATTTTCCGGTTTAAAACTGAGGATGATGAGCAAGTGcgataaaaaaaatccttaatGCATTGGCTAGACTAGACTATATTATTAGGGATAGTACCTCCTTGGCTGCAGCGATGTCGATGAATTTCTTTTCGGCAACCTTCTTCTCGTCGCCCTGGTAGTTGTCAGGGTGCCACTTCTGCGCCGCCTTTCGATACGCCTTAGTAATTTCCTGCTTATTTGCTGTCCTGTAGTACACAACACAAGTAAAACAACTGCCTTAATAAATACTTCCTCAACACACAACAGGCCATATGATTCGTTTTCagatacagaaaaaaaaataactaatcAAGCAGATTTTTTAACAAGCAGTGGTTCAGAACTTACCTCTTAACGCCTAGAATCTTATAATAATCTCTTTGTTCAGACTGTTTCTGCAGTTTCTGCGCGCGGCTGAGGCCATCCTTTGCTCTCTGGAACCCTTCATCTAATTCTAGCGCTTCTTTGTACATATGTATGGCtgcaaataaacaaatatttgtataaaTCAAGTGGACCAAACTACAGTGGAAGCTTGATGACAATGATGACGGAAAGGTTACGGTAAATGGAGAAAACTCGAGCCAGAGAATTAACACTGTCATTTTTATCATTGCTTGCTCGGGTAAAACAGAAGTTCGCATTCGTGTACAAAAATACCGACTTACTTTTTACATCGATCGATATATACTACCTACCTAAGTCGTATTAAGTCGTATTTTTTTCTAGATAAAAGCAATTATTTTTGGGTTATGGTGGTGTTAGTTCCAGCCatatatatttatgaaaataatataatcaaagTGAGTTGTCATAATACTCATAACATAACATATTCATAGCGTGGCATTCAGTGTGTGATCCGTTCGCTGGTGTGTGGCGTGTAGGGTGTGAGCTCACCGTCGTCGAACATGTCGAGGCCGAGCATGGCGTCGGCGCGGTCGCACAGCACGCGCGCGTCGGGCTTGATGGCCAGCGCCGCGGCGCAGTGCCCCAGCGCCTCCGTGTACTGCTCCTCCTACAATGTGCTccacattttaatttttattgcatAACATTATAGTAGTCATAAtgtgttattttttataatttagatGTAAAAGACCATGTccccgacggaagaccagcgctagccTAGCCAGGTtagcacctgctgagtcgggaccatttcgtgaccgtgttattgtgttacttgttgttttacgtattttttttgtcacgaataaacgctttatacaccgtgaaattttagtggttgttttcccgcaacgaaatgattctgctatcgatatatagtcgatgtgtaatcttttttttaaataatgataagaaatgccagatttataaatgtgtcgaacgaaactcgaaagtgacctaacaccagtagtagcactgcagtagtacctacctaattattttgagtgaatgaaacaaaataacctaaaaagtagttccatttatttttccttcacacattttacgtgcagttagtttgcagatccttaaaagtaaacataactagttaagatcaagcttttaatgatcaaaaacttaaacaaacacttaaatttcccgataccgcaataattgttcgaactgcaatccgccacgttcaatacacaatcacctctgccctgtgcatatGGTGGCGTtcgaaactgcccgtggttaagcagccgctgtgttgcggcgacaattgttcgtccgtgtggaacttgggggtttaaaatcccccgaagacgcagcgactgtaaatggtccggttccg
This region includes:
- the LOC134679009 gene encoding uncharacterized protein LOC134679009 produces the protein MRLVFLAVAVAIVNGVHASNSTAPDDTCDVAGPGMWSALLEEWATSAGERPGRQGRIMALPPSSGYYITDRIDMPLVPPPAPRPMGSRPYEEWAATPPPPPGPGKIVNRPPNPYKDKFKPSYEYTPPQQNKPIPAYPQQPHRPNSIDRLDDPPRKQVTETDLYLLSAIEKLVYRADIMEKRLRKLEESMHVLVAGSNHHPEPCVADFTRVGETCYHLSAGVADWKTANLACRKLRSNLLELEAEPERRQLVAHLLSDSKIKALDWWTGGLNPGLLWIWSNSARPVSGGAGGNVTVVGDGRCLALIHDPAARAYVYRGQDCGLKHRYVCEKGEDKAKLSNEIEAVSKNKLTQETTLTTTETLNKTSTQS